The following are from one region of the Anomaloglossus baeobatrachus isolate aAnoBae1 chromosome 1, aAnoBae1.hap1, whole genome shotgun sequence genome:
- the TNIP2 gene encoding TNFAIP3-interacting protein 2: MSISDGSTDPLLARFKVLEETVDKLHKENKSLKTKLQSYNTLSTFYHEARQQNKNLNKQLAEKELIIQQLTDRQKTHTAAAEHHAEPPRSLINCLMEELNRIRNEHIETERIYLEKMEDLNQENQKLQAQLEERDNEVEKVSSWPQQEKDMEFLRLQRSLAEKERVQATSEVLCRSLSDESHQLRRKLAATAEMCQHLVKCLEETRQKDKIVSEERLRQIQNKGNDNDASLRKLQEANQRLKQKVVHVEDLNAKWQKYDASREDYVKGLHQQLKELKSHPEPLKAPQTSHKNPDHLQKEISRLNRLLEDKLKEQAKLQQEAAEMVRARIADQERIQMLEQQLLVYKDDFTSERADRERAQNRIQELVEEISALQRQGRQQNDRDSAGKQNKANIKKNVGDAQLGLNIGPAENRIQERQRSPSSEPRGQDELQCPRCLRVFQDRLGEHFLEHISECCQ; encoded by the exons ATGTCTATCAGCGATGGTAGCACAGACCCCCTGTTAGCTAGATTTAAAGTTCTGGAAGAGACTGTGGATAAACTACACAAGGAAAACAAGTCTCTGAAGACGAAGCTGCAGAGTTACAATACCCTGAGCACCTTCTACCACGAAGCCAGGCAACAGAACAAGAACCTAAACAAGCAGCTGGCGGAGAAGGAGCTCATCATCCAGCAGCTGACGGACAGGCAGAAAACGCATACAGCTGCTGCGGAACATCACGCCGAGCCTCCTCGATCATTGATCAATTGTCTAATGGAAGAGCTGAACAGAATCAGGAACGAACACATCGAAACAGAGAGGATTTATCTGGAGAAAATGGAAGACCTCAATCAG GAGAATCAAAAACTTCAAGCGCAGTTGGAGGAGAGAGACAACGAGGTAGAGAAGGTATCCAGTTGGCCTCAGCAGGAGAAAGATATGGAGTTCCTCCGACTTCAAAGATCCCTTGCCGAGAAAGAGAGAGTCCAGGCTACTAGTGAAGTCTTGTGTCGATCCCTTTCTGATGAAAGCCACCAGCTTCGACGTAAACTTGCTGCCACAGCAGAGATGTGCCAACATCTTGTCAAGTGTCTCGAGGAAACCCGTCAAAAGGACAAGATTGTTTCAGAAGAACGTCTCAGACAG ATACAGAATAAAGGGAATGATAATGACGCCTCCTTAAGAAAGTTACAGGAAGCAAACCAGCGATTAAAACAGAAAGTAGTACAT GTTGAAGACTTGAATGCCAAATGGCAGAAGTATGATGCCAGCAGGGAGGACTATGTCAAAGGTCTACACCAGCAACTAAAGGAGCTAAAGAGCCAtcccgagcctctaaaggctccacAAACATCACACAAGAACCCAGATCATTTACAGAAGGAGATCTCCAGGCTCAACCGGTTGTTAGAAGACAAATTGAAGGAACAAGCCAAACTACAGCAAGAAGCTGCTGAAATGGTGCGCGCCAGGATTGCTGACCAGGAGAGAATCCAAATGCTTGAGCAACAG TTACTTGTTTATAAAGATGACTTCACGTCAGAACGAGCAGATCGGGAAAGAGCACAAAATAGAATCCAAGAGCTGGTAGAAGAAATCTCTGCTTTACAGCGACAGGGGAGACAACAG AATGACAGAGACTCTGCTGGTAAACAGAACAAAGCCAATATTAAGAAAAACGTGGGTGACGCCCAGCTCGGCCTGAATATAGGTCCTGCAGAAAACAGAATACAAGAACGCCAAAGAAGTCCCAGCTCTGAACCAAGAGGGCAAGACGAGCTCCAGTGTCCTCGGTGTCTCAGGGTCTTCCAGGACAGACTAGGAGAACACTTTTTGGAACATATCTCTGAATGCTGTCAGTGA